A single genomic interval of Prunus dulcis chromosome 5, ALMONDv2, whole genome shotgun sequence harbors:
- the LOC117627439 gene encoding MOB kinase activator-like 1A, which produces MSLFGLGRNQRTFRPKKSAPSGSKGAQLRKHIDATLGSGNLREAVKLPTGEDLNEWLAVNTVDFFNQVNLLYGTLTEFCTPENCPTMTAGPKYEYRWADGVLIKKPIEVSAPKYVEYLMDWIESQLDDESIFPQKLGAPFPPNFREVVKTIFKRLFRVYAHIYHSHFQKIVSLKEEAHLNTCFKHFILFTCEFGLIDKKELAPLQELIESIIVPY; this is translated from the exons ATGAGTCTCTTCGGTCTGGGCAG AAACCAGAGGACATTCCGCCCAAAAAAGAGCGCACCCTCAGGGAGCAAG GGGGCTCAGCTTAGAAAGCACATTGATGCTACACTAGGTAGCGGGAACCTAAGAGAAGCAGTAAAACTTCCAACAGGAGAAGATTTGAATGAATGGCTTGCTGTCAaca CTGTGGATTTCTTCAATCAGGTCAATTTGTTATATGGTACTCTCACAGAGTTCTGTACTCCAGAGAATTGTCCTACGATGACTGCAGGCCCCAA GTATGAGTATAGATGGGCAGATGGTGTACTAATTAAGAAACCTATAGAGGTCTCGGCTCCAAAATATGTTGAATATCTGATGGACTGGATTGAATCTCAACTTGATGATGAATCCATATTTCCCCAAAAGCTAG GCGCACCATTTCCCCCCAATTTCAGGGAGGTTGTGAAGACAATATTCAAAAGACTTTTCCGTGTATATGCCCACATATATCACTCTCATTTCCAGAAAATTGTGAGCCTTAAGGAGGAGGCCCATTTAAACACTTGCTTCAAGCATTTCATACTGTTTACCTGT GAATTTGGGCTAATTGACAAGAAGGAGCTAGCTCCACTTCAAGAGCTTATAGAATCCATCATTGTTCCTTACTAA
- the LOC117628415 gene encoding transmembrane protein 45A yields MGSFPGHALPGTLFFLVGVWHVWSSLVRYVSNPKSFRVQVWSPVPGFDGRLKYLELYIIAIGTFIDMCIELLYSTHLKFFVNGVLNPSHMNDFEHSGMLLMFFIFGVVSLLSEKTRFLPLPEGALCLIAATAFCAEYLLFYFHSTTHKGLEGYYHILLVLLIGLCILSTVAGALLPTSFPIDLCSGIAMTLQGLWFYQTAFTLYGPMMPDGCQLKDDTISCHSVDNEVRGELLANFQFFVLVLGVLTAVVGGYGFVALRFGHSDPRSLRAV; encoded by the exons ATGGGTTCTTTCCCGGGTCATGCTCTGCCAGGGACgttgttttttttagttgGGGTATGGCACGTATGGAGCTCGTTGGTGAGATATGTATCCAACCCCAAGTCCTTCCGAGTTCAGGTATGGAGTCCTGTGCCGGGTTTTGATGGGAGGCTCAAGTATTTGGAGCTTTATATTATAGCTATTGGTACTTTCATTGATATGTGTATCGAGCTTTTGTATTCGACCCATCTCAAGTTCTTTGTCAATGGAGTCTTGAACCCTTCCCACATGAATGATTTTGAGCACTCTGGAATGCTTCTTATGTTCTTTATCTTTGGCGTTGTCAGTCTGCTCTCAGAGAAGACAAG ATTTCTTCCGTTGCCTGAAGGAGCTCTTTGTCTGATTGCTGCCACAGCATTCTGTGCAGAGTATCTTCTGTTCTACTTTCACTCAACAACTCATAAAGGCCTCGAGGGTTATTACCACATCCTCCTTGTCCTTCTAATTGGGCTCTGCATATTATCGACTGTTGCTGGAGCCCTCTTACCAACCAGCTTTCCAATTGATTTATGTAGCGGTATTGCCATGACTCTACAAGGCCTCTGGTTTTATCAGACTGCATTTACTCTCTATGGCCCCATGATGCCAGATGGTTGTCAGCTTAAGGATGATACGATCTCATGTCATTCTGTGGACAATGAGGTCCGGGGTGAGTTGCTTGCAAACTTCCAGTTCTTTGTCCTGGTTCTTGGTGTACTTACTGCAGTTGTGGGAGGATATGGTTTTGTTGCTTTAAGATTTGGGCATTCTGATCCAAGGAGCTTGCGTGCGGTATAG